From Manduca sexta isolate Smith_Timp_Sample1 chromosome 21, JHU_Msex_v1.0, whole genome shotgun sequence, the proteins below share one genomic window:
- the LOC115447365 gene encoding pupal cuticle protein C1B, which yields MFKLFIFACFLALAAASPKPGVLVGGYAAPIAAAYTAPVAAAYTAPVAAAYTAPVAYSAYSAPLAAYSAYGYAAPYSYFLRR from the exons ATGTTCAAACTT tttATTTTCGCTTGCTTCCTCGCCCTCGCCGCGGCTTCGCCCAAGCCCGGTGTGCTGGTTGGAGGATATGCGGCGCCCATAGCCGCTGCCTATACTGCACCGGTAGCCGCTGCCTACACCGCACCCGTTGCCGCCGCCTACACCGCTCCCGTCGCCTACTCTGCCTACAGCGCGCCTCTCGCTGCCTACTCTGCCTACGGCTACGCTGCCCCTTACTCTTACTTCCTCCGTcgttaa